The Pseudomonadota bacterium genome includes a region encoding these proteins:
- a CDS encoding amidohydrolase family protein — MKRFLLLVAASAWLQPATAQEPLLRQPAPGVHAISGVTLVTAPGETIENGIIVIRDGIIESIGDDLAIPPDARVHEFDPKESDTRVYPGLIDAYVPIAFHSDEGEDEDTEDESGERLAPGRYPHPLITAERKLASGFWPAERVEALRRAGFTSAVIAPEDGLVRGSSALVNLGEGGLAENLIAPELFQHFSLQARTSGGDFPNSLMGSIALLRQVLADARWQVGARAAWHRDPAQSRPAFLEGISALEPVLSGDVPTVFESADMLDSLRVAALAAEYGLEPWIVGHGREYQRLDSLAAAGLGQILPLDFPDAPDVDKHERDVSLPELRHWHLAPENPGRVMDSGLPVVFTTHPHGSPDGLFPNLARAIERGLDPDRALAALTTGPAKMLGIDDRAGRLVAGYMANFVVVEGELLVESPTVQEIWVDGRRYVLSALEPPEIEPAGRWDITLVIEGMGNMEALLDLDGKAPNLSGSFSIMGTSVPLAEARVSGSRLDVRIDGSRLGMPGSISFFLDIEGERGSGSGSSPQGDFGVRGRRSGNPDDVEDAA, encoded by the coding sequence TTGAAGAGGTTTTTGTTGCTCGTAGCCGCCTCGGCCTGGCTTCAGCCGGCGACGGCCCAGGAGCCGCTGCTGCGCCAGCCCGCACCGGGGGTGCACGCCATCAGCGGCGTCACGCTGGTGACAGCACCCGGGGAGACGATCGAAAACGGCATCATCGTGATCCGCGATGGCATCATCGAGTCGATCGGTGACGATCTCGCGATTCCGCCCGATGCTCGCGTACACGAATTCGACCCGAAAGAATCGGATACTCGCGTCTATCCGGGCCTGATCGACGCTTATGTTCCGATCGCCTTCCATTCAGATGAAGGTGAGGACGAAGACACGGAGGATGAATCCGGTGAACGCCTGGCGCCTGGCCGCTATCCGCATCCGCTTATCACCGCGGAGCGCAAGCTGGCCTCCGGTTTCTGGCCGGCCGAACGGGTCGAGGCACTGCGCCGGGCCGGATTTACCAGCGCCGTGATCGCGCCTGAAGATGGCCTGGTGCGCGGATCAAGCGCGCTGGTCAACCTGGGCGAGGGTGGTCTGGCCGAAAACCTGATTGCGCCTGAGCTGTTCCAGCATTTTTCCCTGCAGGCCCGGACTTCCGGGGGCGATTTCCCCAATTCCCTGATGGGCTCGATTGCCCTGTTGCGCCAGGTGCTGGCCGACGCACGATGGCAGGTCGGGGCGCGGGCGGCCTGGCACCGTGATCCCGCTCAGTCGCGACCCGCTTTTCTGGAGGGCATATCGGCCCTGGAGCCGGTGCTCTCCGGTGATGTCCCGACGGTGTTTGAATCTGCCGACATGCTCGATTCTTTGCGTGTCGCCGCGCTGGCGGCCGAGTATGGGCTTGAACCATGGATTGTCGGCCACGGCCGCGAGTACCAGCGGCTCGACTCGCTGGCGGCAGCGGGCCTGGGCCAGATTCTGCCGCTCGACTTTCCCGACGCGCCGGATGTCGACAAGCACGAACGCGATGTCAGCCTGCCCGAGCTCAGGCACTGGCACCTGGCACCGGAAAACCCCGGCCGGGTGATGGATTCGGGATTGCCGGTGGTGTTCACCACACATCCGCACGGCAGCCCGGACGGGCTGTTCCCCAACCTGGCGCGTGCCATCGAGCGCGGGCTTGATCCCGACCGTGCCCTGGCCGCGCTGACCACCGGACCGGCGAAGATGCTGGGCATCGACGATCGGGCCGGACGCCTGGTCGCCGGCTACATGGCGAATTTTGTGGTGGTTGAAGGCGAGCTGCTGGTCGAGTCGCCAACCGTGCAAGAGATCTGGGTTGACGGGCGCCGCTACGTGCTCAGCGCGCTCGAGCCGCCCGAAATCGAACCGGCCGGCCGCTGGGATATCACCCTTGTCATCGAGGGGATGGGCAATATGGAAGCCTTGCTCGATCTCGACGGCAAGGCGCCGAACCTGTCGGGCAGCTTCAGCATCATGGGTACTTCCGTGCCGCTGGCCGAGGCTCGGGTATCCGGCAGCCGACTGGACGTGCGCATCGACGGCTCTCGC
- a CDS encoding arginine deiminase: MTIDINVSSEIGPLQTVVVHTPGQEIENMTPDTAAEVLYDDILNLELAAGEHRQLKGVLGCFANVVELRDLLVEVLAIERVRQGLVSALTGLFDCPEVRDYLLDLSQDQLARQLIEGTPKRAISLEKYLSSSRYAIPPLPNTFFTRDATMCVNDRIIIGSMAYRARVAEALLLKAVFKHHPEIRSGGFYFDGTDNRDSEVTIEGGDLLVIRENLAVVGYSERTSVAGIDQLMRAIASQGPIDNFIVVEIPKTRATIHLDMIFTMVDHDKCVVFPPLITGANRSRAFHCRFREGPEADITEYRDVLSALSAVGVDLAPVPCGGDDDFHQEREQWASGANFFAFGPGQILGYRHNRYTLDALSSAGFNVADAEDVIAGSRVIGADERVVVTIDGAELTRGGGGCRCMTMPVARHPIDLGSLPESSAN, translated from the coding sequence ATGACCATTGATATCAACGTCAGTTCCGAAATTGGCCCGCTGCAGACCGTGGTTGTCCATACCCCGGGTCAGGAAATCGAGAATATGACCCCGGACACGGCTGCAGAAGTGCTCTACGATGACATTCTCAACCTGGAGCTGGCTGCCGGTGAGCATCGCCAGCTCAAGGGCGTACTGGGCTGTTTCGCCAACGTTGTCGAACTGCGGGATTTGCTGGTGGAGGTGCTCGCCATCGAGCGCGTGAGGCAGGGACTGGTGTCGGCATTGACCGGGCTGTTTGACTGTCCCGAAGTGCGCGATTATCTGCTTGATCTCTCACAGGATCAACTCGCGCGCCAGTTGATCGAGGGGACGCCCAAGCGGGCCATCAGCCTGGAGAAGTATCTGAGTTCATCGCGCTACGCCATTCCTCCGCTGCCCAACACCTTTTTCACCCGCGATGCCACCATGTGCGTCAACGATCGCATCATCATCGGTTCGATGGCCTACCGGGCTCGAGTGGCCGAGGCACTGCTGCTCAAGGCCGTCTTCAAACACCACCCCGAGATTCGCTCCGGGGGCTTCTATTTCGACGGCACCGACAACCGCGACTCGGAGGTGACCATCGAGGGCGGAGATCTGCTGGTCATCCGTGAGAACCTGGCGGTCGTTGGCTACAGCGAGCGCACCTCGGTGGCCGGAATCGACCAGCTCATGCGCGCGATCGCCTCGCAGGGTCCGATCGACAACTTCATCGTGGTCGAGATTCCGAAGACCCGTGCCACCATTCATCTCGACATGATTTTCACCATGGTCGATCACGACAAGTGTGTGGTTTTTCCGCCTCTGATCACCGGGGCCAATCGCTCGCGCGCGTTTCACTGTCGTTTTCGCGAGGGTCCGGAAGCGGACATCACCGAGTATCGCGACGTGCTTTCTGCCCTGTCGGCGGTGGGCGTGGATCTTGCGCCGGTGCCGTGCGGCGGTGATGATGATTTCCACCAGGAGCGTGAGCAGTGGGCCAGCGGGGCCAACTTTTTCGCCTTCGGCCCCGGGCAAATCCTCGGTTATCGACACAATCGCTACACGCTGGACGCCCTGTCGTCAGCCGGCTTCAACGTGGCTGACGCCGAGGATGTGATCGCCGGCAGCCGCGTAATCGGCGCCGACGAGCGTGTGGTGGTGACCATAGACGGCGCCGAGCTGACTCGTGGCGGAGGCGGCTGCCGCTGCATGACCATGCCGGTGGCCCGACATCCAATCGACCTCGGTTCTCTTCCTGAGTCAAGCGCCAACTGA
- a CDS encoding AI-2E family transporter encodes MTDPQPERFPHISRTQILWFLGGLLVTGWLIWLLGPVLTPFFISILLAYIANPVVEWMERLHIRRDLAVALVFVLAFVLLAVALLIIVPVLIREVAELFGRLPGYFQALQETVLPWVEDRLDIRLDLETFDAERATSLIQEYFHNITSAAGNVLTTMTRSGGRFIVWLTGMVLVPLVAFYLMRDWNRLMEALRDMLPRNVEPTVVRLISQCDEALGGFLRGQVLVMISLGLIYGVGLWIVGLNNAFAIGMIAGLVSFVPYLGAIIGILLAGVTAVIQDFSIMFLLSVAAVFVIGQTIESLLLTPKLVGDRIGLHPVLVIFMVMAGGQLFGFTGILLALPVAAAGTVLVRFFYQSYKNSRLYQQEGDQEQS; translated from the coding sequence ATGACCGACCCACAACCGGAGCGTTTCCCGCACATCTCCCGTACGCAGATCTTGTGGTTTCTGGGCGGGCTGCTGGTGACCGGTTGGCTGATCTGGCTACTCGGCCCGGTCCTGACACCCTTTTTCATCAGTATTCTGCTGGCCTATATCGCCAACCCGGTTGTTGAATGGATGGAACGCCTTCACATCCGTCGCGATCTCGCCGTTGCGCTGGTGTTCGTGCTGGCCTTTGTGCTGCTGGCCGTTGCACTCCTGATCATCGTTCCCGTGCTGATTCGCGAAGTCGCCGAGCTGTTCGGTCGCCTGCCGGGCTACTTCCAGGCCCTGCAGGAAACGGTTCTGCCCTGGGTCGAAGACCGGCTGGATATTCGGCTGGACCTGGAGACCTTCGATGCCGAACGCGCAACCAGCCTGATCCAGGAGTACTTCCACAATATCACCAGCGCAGCCGGCAACGTGCTGACCACCATGACTCGTTCCGGTGGCCGATTCATTGTCTGGCTGACCGGAATGGTGCTGGTGCCGCTGGTCGCCTTCTACCTGATGCGCGACTGGAATCGCCTGATGGAAGCCCTGCGCGACATGCTCCCGCGTAACGTCGAACCCACCGTCGTTCGGCTGATCTCGCAGTGCGATGAGGCACTGGGCGGCTTCTTGCGCGGCCAGGTCCTGGTCATGATCAGCCTCGGCCTCATATACGGCGTCGGGCTGTGGATCGTGGGACTGAACAACGCCTTTGCCATCGGCATGATTGCCGGCCTGGTCAGTTTCGTGCCCTACCTCGGAGCCATTATCGGCATACTCCTGGCCGGCGTCACTGCCGTCATCCAGGACTTCAGCATCATGTTTCTGCTCTCGGTCGCCGCGGTATTCGTGATCGGCCAGACCATCGAAAGCCTGCTGCTCACGCCCAAGCTGGTCGGTGACCGAATCGGCCTGCACCCGGTGCTGGTCATATTCATGGTCATGGCCGGCGGTCAGCTGTTCGGATTTACCGGGATCCTGCTTGCCCTGCCGGTTGCCGCAGCCGGCACCGTACTGGTGCGGTTCTTCTACCAAAGCTACAAGAACAGCCGGCTCTACCAGCAGGAAGGCGACCAGGAGCAGTCGTAG